A DNA window from Paenibacillus andongensis contains the following coding sequences:
- a CDS encoding sigma-54 interaction domain-containing protein — MKHKAPILEDLIQNNYCFIEKEDDAEARFAQYVSTLLPNQKTVLFYKDGLKLYYYVGEHPASGLSWMNVPWQTALSVSQKTPMDAVIPFFHETDYILVSNAADQPIGYITAANMLTAFHQAHQVLEAYFESMIDTMDASISMIDDQERTVVWTKGAEQIFSIKANDILNKPMADFFPADMMQILKTHKTGDSVFRKLHQPRPDLYVLINSNPIRLNGQIIGSVVAETDITSEVRLNQELFNATSKVHQLQQQMAQLQPSTDPFSPIKGTSSAIKRTIDMCKKVGTTKATVLILGETGVGKELFAKAIHDVREQSNAPFIAINCGAISPSLFESELFGYEKGAFSGADNNGKKGKIQLATGGTLFLDEIGEMPLDMQVKLLRVLQERTYYAVGGTKQLKADIRIIAATNRDLDAQVKNGLFREDLYYRLNVVTIDIPPLRERKEDIIELTHCFLNEFSSSYNRFIQHIPQDVLLDLLHYSWPGNIRELRNTIERLVIFAADGSVKRDDLPMSIYASNTSKHKDESPPHEEVPNVIQSLEKELEVHEKQIIIKALELEKGNKLAAAKRLGLSRATLYNKMNKLGFAE; from the coding sequence ATGAAGCACAAAGCCCCTATCCTTGAAGATTTGATTCAGAACAATTATTGTTTCATTGAAAAAGAGGACGATGCGGAAGCTCGGTTTGCCCAATATGTATCCACCCTGCTGCCGAATCAAAAAACGGTTCTTTTTTATAAAGACGGCTTGAAGCTTTATTATTACGTCGGAGAACACCCGGCTAGCGGGCTTAGCTGGATGAATGTGCCTTGGCAAACCGCCCTATCCGTCTCCCAAAAGACGCCGATGGACGCTGTCATCCCGTTTTTTCACGAAACCGATTACATCCTTGTAAGTAATGCTGCCGACCAGCCGATCGGTTATATAACCGCTGCCAATATGCTTACTGCCTTTCATCAAGCACACCAAGTCTTGGAAGCTTATTTCGAGTCCATGATCGACACGATGGATGCCTCCATCTCCATGATTGATGATCAAGAACGGACGGTCGTGTGGACCAAAGGTGCTGAGCAAATCTTTTCTATAAAAGCCAACGACATTCTTAACAAACCCATGGCCGATTTCTTCCCTGCTGATATGATGCAAATCTTAAAAACCCATAAAACCGGTGATTCTGTGTTTCGCAAGCTGCATCAACCGCGACCCGATTTATATGTCCTGATTAACTCGAACCCTATTCGCCTGAATGGGCAAATCATCGGCTCCGTCGTTGCAGAAACCGATATCACCAGTGAGGTCAGGTTGAATCAGGAACTTTTCAACGCCACTTCCAAGGTCCATCAACTGCAGCAGCAGATGGCCCAGCTTCAACCATCGACCGATCCATTCAGTCCAATCAAAGGGACGAGCAGCGCTATTAAGCGAACGATAGACATGTGTAAAAAAGTTGGCACGACCAAAGCAACGGTGCTCATTCTCGGTGAAACCGGTGTCGGCAAGGAGCTTTTCGCCAAAGCCATTCATGATGTGCGTGAACAATCGAACGCCCCTTTTATCGCGATCAACTGCGGTGCCATTTCTCCATCTTTATTTGAAAGCGAATTGTTCGGATATGAAAAAGGCGCCTTTTCTGGGGCTGACAACAACGGTAAGAAGGGGAAAATACAACTTGCGACAGGCGGCACCTTATTTTTGGATGAAATTGGTGAAATGCCGCTCGATATGCAGGTCAAGCTTCTGCGAGTGCTGCAGGAGAGAACCTATTACGCCGTTGGCGGAACCAAGCAATTGAAAGCCGATATTCGAATCATCGCCGCTACCAATCGCGATTTGGACGCCCAAGTCAAGAACGGGTTGTTCCGCGAAGACCTTTACTACCGCTTGAATGTGGTTACGATTGACATTCCCCCGCTTCGCGAGAGAAAAGAAGATATCATCGAACTGACGCATTGTTTCTTGAACGAATTTTCAAGTAGCTACAACCGATTCATTCAGCATATCCCTCAAGATGTCTTGTTGGATCTGCTGCATTACAGTTGGCCCGGCAATATAAGAGAGTTGCGGAACACGATTGAACGATTGGTCATTTTTGCTGCAGACGGATCGGTGAAAAGAGATGACCTGCCAATGTCGATCTATGCCAGTAATACCAGTAAACATAAGGATGAATCTCCTCCCCATGAGGAGGTTCCGAATGTGATCCAATCCTTAGAGAAGGAGTTGGAAGTTCATGAGAAACAGATCATCATCAAAGCTTTGGAGCTGGAGAAAGGCAACAAGCTGGCAGCTGCCAAACGGCTCGGCCTCTCACGCGCAACGCTGTACAACAAGATGAACAAGCTTGGTTTTGCTGAGTGA
- a CDS encoding NAD(P)/FAD-dependent oxidoreductase, whose translation MGVTHAEVVIIGGGIVGSAIAYFLSKQGLDVTVLEKGELASGTSSRCDGNILAIDKDPGFDSQMSLVSQQIIDELSRELACPFEYRAPGSILVCETDEEMEAAQMWVNRQKALGLPFRMLDRQDIRQESPFLADDLPGGLECGTDSTVNPYLLTYSLFDDAQKKYGARVCLKTEVTSMGRDLVTGNFKINTNQGDFTAKKVVNAAGVWAPHIGRMVGLDIPIVPRKGHLIVASRQVPVGLRKVMEFGYLISKFGGQRKVDPLTEKYGVALVFEPTESQNFLIGSSREFVGFDTQVNMEVIRCMARRTLRFYPKIGDFQIIRTYTGLRPWTKDHLPIVSAVNEVPGYYIAAGHEGDGISLAAVTGKLMSQIMTEQSETIISTEPLKFERFQERVDPA comes from the coding sequence ATGGGTGTGACTCATGCGGAAGTTGTCATTATTGGAGGTGGAATCGTCGGTTCAGCCATTGCTTATTTTTTGAGTAAACAAGGGTTGGACGTAACCGTGCTTGAGAAAGGGGAATTGGCGAGCGGCACGTCATCTCGCTGCGACGGCAACATTTTAGCTATCGATAAAGATCCAGGCTTTGATAGTCAAATGTCGCTGGTCAGCCAACAGATCATCGATGAACTGAGCCGGGAATTGGCATGTCCTTTCGAATATAGGGCGCCAGGCAGCATTCTCGTCTGTGAAACGGATGAAGAAATGGAGGCGGCGCAGATGTGGGTGAATCGGCAGAAGGCGTTAGGCCTTCCGTTTCGGATGCTGGACCGGCAGGACATTCGCCAAGAGTCGCCGTTTCTGGCCGACGATCTTCCGGGCGGACTCGAGTGCGGCACGGATTCGACCGTCAATCCTTATCTGCTTACTTACTCCTTATTTGATGATGCTCAAAAAAAATATGGTGCCCGTGTCTGCTTGAAAACGGAAGTTACTTCCATGGGCAGAGATCTCGTTACAGGGAATTTCAAGATCAATACGAATCAGGGAGATTTTACAGCTAAAAAAGTCGTGAATGCAGCAGGTGTATGGGCTCCGCATATTGGCCGCATGGTCGGCTTGGACATACCGATTGTGCCTCGGAAAGGGCATCTGATCGTTGCCTCGCGCCAAGTTCCAGTTGGCCTGCGGAAAGTGATGGAGTTCGGGTATTTGATCTCCAAATTCGGCGGCCAGCGCAAAGTTGACCCGCTCACGGAAAAATATGGCGTTGCACTCGTTTTCGAACCTACTGAAAGCCAAAACTTTTTGATTGGCAGCAGTCGGGAGTTTGTCGGTTTTGATACCCAAGTGAATATGGAAGTTATACGTTGCATGGCGAGAAGAACGCTTCGTTTTTATCCCAAAATCGGAGATTTTCAAATTATTCGTACTTATACGGGACTTCGGCCATGGACGAAGGATCATTTGCCGATCGTTTCTGCAGTCAATGAGGTGCCAGGCTATTATATCGCGGCAGGCCATGAAGGAGATGGCATCAGCTTAGCTGCGGTGACAGGGAAACTGATGAGCCAAATCATGACGGAGCAGTCTGAAACGATCATTTCAACCGAACCGTTAAAGTTTGAGAGATTTCAGGAAAGGGTGGATCCTGCGTGA
- a CDS encoding proline racemase family protein — protein MKSKKVFTTVDTHTGGNPTRTVISGLPKLVGSTMSEKMLQMKTEYDWIRKILMFEPRGHGIMSGALLVEPCHPEADIGVIYIETGGYLPMCGHDTIGVCTALVETGMIPVTEPTTYLKLDTPAGLVEAELAVQNGKVQKVAFQNVPAFLYKHVKVEAEGLGGVYCDIAYGGNFYAITDARVLGLELTPSNAETIVQMAVNLRKAINQSVGVVHPEAPYIRGLTHVEFYTDPTHPDAHVKNTVIVPPGGIDRSPCGTGTSAKLAVMFSKGEIRMNEEFVHESIVGSLFRARVVSTTQVGRFPAVVTRIEGSAWMTGMHTFFMHEDDELDEGFLLIPPAEDH, from the coding sequence GTGAAGAGTAAAAAAGTGTTTACGACCGTTGATACGCATACCGGCGGAAATCCTACGAGAACGGTGATCAGCGGACTTCCCAAACTGGTAGGGTCAACGATGTCGGAAAAAATGCTGCAAATGAAAACGGAATATGATTGGATTCGAAAAATATTGATGTTCGAACCAAGGGGGCACGGCATCATGTCAGGCGCCCTCCTCGTGGAACCTTGCCATCCGGAGGCGGATATCGGCGTGATCTATATCGAAACCGGCGGTTATTTACCGATGTGCGGTCATGACACTATAGGCGTTTGTACGGCATTAGTCGAGACTGGAATGATCCCCGTCACAGAGCCTACGACGTATTTGAAGCTCGATACGCCTGCGGGACTGGTGGAAGCGGAGCTTGCAGTGCAAAACGGGAAGGTGCAAAAAGTAGCTTTTCAAAATGTTCCCGCATTTTTATATAAGCATGTAAAGGTAGAAGCTGAGGGATTGGGCGGCGTCTACTGCGACATCGCATACGGGGGCAACTTTTACGCGATAACGGATGCCCGGGTGTTGGGGCTTGAGCTTACGCCATCTAACGCAGAAACTATTGTGCAAATGGCCGTAAACTTGCGCAAAGCGATTAACCAATCGGTGGGCGTGGTGCATCCGGAGGCTCCTTATATAAGAGGATTAACCCACGTTGAATTTTATACAGACCCGACGCATCCGGATGCCCATGTGAAAAATACCGTGATCGTCCCTCCTGGCGGAATTGACCGCTCGCCTTGTGGCACAGGAACGTCGGCTAAGCTTGCGGTGATGTTCAGCAAAGGGGAAATTCGTATGAACGAAGAGTTTGTACACGAAAGTATTGTCGGTTCGCTGTTCCGCGCCAGGGTTGTCAGCACGACGCAGGTAGGCCGCTTCCCGGCTGTGGTGACAAGAATTGAAGGTTCGGCATGGATGACGGGGATGCACACATTTTTTATGCATGAGGATGATGAGCTTGACGAAGGCTTTTTATTGATTCCGCCTGCAGAAGATCACTGA
- a CDS encoding proline racemase family protein, whose amino-acid sequence MELKQYYTTIDAHTGGEPLRIITGGIPPLKGDTILARRAYFREHYDYIRKVLMFEPRGHNGMYGCVITSPVSPDADFGVLFMHNEGFSTMCGHGIIAVVTAAIEMGFLPQVEERSQIIIDTPAGKVFAKAECDGTEVKSVSFLNVPSFVFAQDVRVEVLGKSFTVDIAFGGAFYAIVYAEELGSSVDIADLSKLQEWGSAIKAYIESHMTVSHPLEPQLQGIYGVIVSDSPRKEGSHLRNVTIFADAQIDRSPCGTGTCARMAVLHARGELEIGQYFVHESIVDSQFTGRVMETVKVAKYEAIVPLIQGRAFITGTHQFIVDPSDPLGEGFLLG is encoded by the coding sequence ATGGAACTGAAGCAGTATTATACAACGATTGACGCGCATACGGGAGGAGAGCCACTGCGTATTATTACAGGGGGGATTCCACCTTTAAAAGGCGATACCATCCTTGCGAGAAGGGCTTATTTCCGCGAACATTATGATTACATTCGGAAGGTGCTCATGTTTGAACCGCGAGGGCACAATGGGATGTACGGTTGTGTAATCACATCGCCAGTAAGTCCAGATGCCGACTTCGGTGTACTGTTTATGCATAACGAAGGATTCAGCACGATGTGCGGGCATGGCATTATTGCTGTGGTAACGGCCGCCATCGAAATGGGCTTTCTTCCGCAAGTGGAGGAACGCTCGCAGATTATTATTGATACTCCGGCCGGAAAAGTGTTTGCGAAAGCCGAATGTGATGGCACAGAGGTGAAATCGGTTTCGTTTCTGAACGTTCCATCGTTCGTTTTCGCTCAAGACGTACGAGTAGAAGTTCTAGGCAAATCTTTCACAGTAGACATTGCTTTTGGCGGCGCCTTCTATGCGATTGTCTATGCAGAGGAGCTTGGCAGCTCAGTTGACATTGCTGATCTGTCTAAGCTCCAAGAGTGGGGCTCTGCGATTAAAGCCTATATTGAGAGCCATATGACGGTTAGCCATCCCTTAGAGCCGCAGCTGCAGGGCATTTATGGCGTGATCGTTTCCGATTCTCCGCGCAAGGAGGGCTCGCATTTGCGCAATGTGACGATTTTCGCAGATGCGCAAATTGACCGTTCGCCTTGCGGAACGGGAACTTGTGCGCGTATGGCGGTATTGCATGCCCGTGGCGAGTTAGAGATCGGTCAATACTTTGTGCATGAAAGTATTGTAGACAGTCAGTTTACGGGACGCGTCATGGAAACGGTGAAAGTGGCTAAATATGAAGCTATCGTTCCTCTTATTCAAGGGAGAGCTTTCATTACTGGGACACATCAGTTTATCGTCGACCCATCTGACCCGCTCGGGGAAGGCTTCCTTCTGGGTTAA
- a CDS encoding sugar phosphate isomerase/epimerase family protein, translating to MYSYSVTQWIYGNEDLETSLARLKKYGYDGVELAGEPDKMDLSAVQSLLNKYGLTCTSICGIYTLDRDLSSPNEEIRSHAVQYVKSCVDMAVRLGASVVIVVPSPVGKSAPDSTFQEEWKLAVSSLQDAGDYAKSKNIVLAIEALNRFETYLVNTLSAAKQLAQEVNQSSVRIMADLFHMNLEERSHRTALQNIAPYLAHVHIADNTREAAGLGQTNFEEVFRTLYELGYQGCITMEFMPPVSNPYMAAQQSESGALHDRYTQQSICHIKGIVRALMK from the coding sequence ATGTATTCATATAGCGTAACGCAATGGATCTACGGAAATGAAGATTTGGAAACGAGTCTAGCCAGATTGAAAAAGTACGGTTATGACGGTGTGGAGCTTGCTGGTGAACCTGATAAGATGGACTTGAGTGCTGTTCAATCACTGCTAAACAAGTATGGTTTGACATGCACCTCCATATGCGGAATTTATACTTTGGATCGCGATCTCTCTAGTCCTAACGAGGAAATACGGAGTCATGCCGTTCAATATGTGAAGTCATGTGTCGACATGGCTGTACGGTTAGGGGCTTCTGTTGTCATCGTCGTTCCGTCGCCTGTTGGAAAAAGCGCCCCAGATTCGACCTTTCAGGAAGAATGGAAGCTGGCAGTCTCCAGCCTTCAAGATGCAGGGGACTACGCGAAATCGAAAAACATCGTTCTGGCGATCGAGGCGTTAAATCGATTTGAAACCTATTTGGTCAATACATTAAGCGCGGCTAAACAGCTGGCCCAAGAGGTGAACCAAAGCAGTGTACGAATCATGGCTGATTTGTTTCATATGAATTTGGAGGAAAGAAGCCACAGAACTGCACTTCAGAACATAGCTCCCTATTTGGCTCATGTTCATATCGCTGACAACACGAGAGAAGCGGCCGGTTTAGGCCAAACCAACTTTGAAGAAGTATTTAGAACTTTGTATGAGCTCGGTTACCAAGGGTGCATTACCATGGAATTTATGCCACCGGTATCTAATCCGTACATGGCGGCTCAACAAAGCGAATCCGGCGCACTTCATGATCGATATACCCAACAATCCATCTGTCATATCAAGGGCATCGTCAGAGCATTGATGAAATAA
- a CDS encoding Ger(x)C family spore germination protein: MPKRVISIMVLIIMLSTLTGCWGREELNEIAIVHTLTIDKEENNNIRVTVEISQTVPQGQAPSGLRGNPVYLSEVGETIFDIARKLSANTSRTLIWGHISGIVFSKEVAQEGLKKHFDILTRLRHFRNMTNVYITDGKAKDILSADVPLQKLTSIGLTGLIKAQKSNASTKRVTQMQVFQTLTNDYNDLTIPALHVYKHPTTEKLNLRVGGMYVFAQDKLISYMDGEKTKSYLRAINESKEAEETLHSQEKTKSFSFENTHNSAKIIPHLQNGIPSVTIELHAEFDVAEVQKETKIDPEQLEKWKDQLNDSLKEQMMAFIAYTKKNKVDLIGIKEIVHRKYPKQWKDLEKDWDKIYPEIQFQVVVKSKIEHTFLLL, from the coding sequence ATGCCTAAGCGGGTCATTTCTATTATGGTTTTGATTATAATGTTATCGACATTGACGGGTTGTTGGGGGAGGGAGGAGCTAAATGAAATAGCCATTGTTCATACGCTTACTATCGATAAAGAAGAAAATAATAACATTCGTGTAACAGTTGAAATATCGCAGACGGTTCCACAGGGTCAGGCACCTTCAGGGCTTAGAGGAAATCCCGTGTACCTCTCTGAGGTAGGGGAAACGATTTTTGATATTGCCAGGAAATTGAGTGCTAATACGAGCAGAACGTTGATTTGGGGGCATATTAGCGGCATTGTTTTCAGTAAAGAGGTGGCACAGGAAGGATTAAAGAAACATTTTGATATACTCACTCGTTTACGTCATTTTCGAAACATGACGAATGTGTACATTACAGACGGAAAAGCAAAGGATATCCTTTCAGCCGACGTTCCGCTGCAAAAATTGACCTCAATTGGGCTTACTGGGCTTATCAAAGCGCAAAAAAGCAACGCTAGTACCAAACGAGTAACACAAATGCAAGTATTTCAGACGTTAACTAATGATTACAACGATTTGACTATACCGGCGTTGCATGTGTATAAGCATCCCACAACAGAGAAATTGAACTTGCGCGTTGGAGGCATGTACGTCTTTGCCCAAGACAAACTGATTTCCTATATGGACGGAGAGAAAACCAAGTCTTATCTTCGAGCTATCAATGAATCGAAAGAGGCAGAGGAGACGCTTCATTCACAAGAGAAAACGAAGTCCTTTTCTTTTGAAAACACCCATAACTCAGCGAAGATCATACCTCACCTGCAAAATGGTATTCCATCAGTTACGATAGAACTTCACGCTGAATTTGACGTAGCAGAGGTACAAAAAGAAACGAAGATCGACCCTGAACAACTTGAAAAGTGGAAAGATCAACTGAATGATTCGTTAAAGGAGCAGATGATGGCGTTTATTGCTTATACGAAAAAAAATAAGGTCGATCTCATCGGAATTAAAGAAATCGTTCACCGGAAGTACCCCAAGCAGTGGAAAGACCTCGAAAAGGACTGGGATAAGATTTATCCAGAGATTCAATTCCAAGTTGTGGTTAAGAGTAAAATCGAGCACACCTTCTTGCTTTTATAA
- a CDS encoding GerAB/ArcD/ProY family transporter: protein MEKEVISNRQFMQLLAVLSIATTILYVPQSLTSTTGRDGWLFIFIFGLFGCINILLFIVLERLFPGKSFFQINRIVFGRIVGGLLNFAYIFYFIDLCTWVMREFTDFFLITIEPSTPFSVFLIVAIVLSSYAVFHGMEVISRMNEVIFFITFCAYLILCLLLVNQYHPEYLLPILENGLFKPLKFWAVPTSFFGDAFIVCMFINHVRKTKHTPVYAAIGMLLATLLSCILVLVSTMTLGAETTEKLTYPTLSLIRNINIANIVDRIDMFVVTIWMLGIFIKFSFYFMGSVYGLSEVLSIKNHRWLILPIALCMFIHTKFKVSSLVQLSTIYNVKPWYFQTFQLYLPILILLVALIVRKRKSKQP, encoded by the coding sequence ATGGAAAAAGAGGTCATTTCAAATCGACAGTTCATGCAGCTGCTTGCCGTTCTCTCCATCGCCACAACCATTTTATACGTTCCACAGTCCCTTACTTCTACGACCGGCAGAGACGGTTGGCTTTTTATATTTATCTTCGGACTTTTTGGATGTATAAACATCCTGCTGTTTATTGTTCTAGAAAGACTTTTTCCTGGAAAAAGTTTTTTTCAAATTAATCGTATTGTGTTCGGGCGCATTGTAGGAGGATTATTAAACTTTGCCTATATTTTTTATTTTATTGATTTATGTACGTGGGTGATGCGTGAGTTTACTGATTTCTTTCTTATTACAATAGAACCTTCCACTCCCTTCTCTGTTTTTCTAATTGTTGCAATTGTTCTATCTTCATATGCAGTATTTCATGGTATGGAAGTGATTTCTCGCATGAATGAAGTCATTTTTTTCATCACTTTTTGTGCTTATCTCATACTTTGCTTACTCCTGGTCAATCAGTATCATCCTGAATATTTATTGCCTATTTTGGAAAATGGCCTTTTCAAGCCATTGAAATTTTGGGCAGTGCCGACGTCCTTCTTTGGAGATGCTTTTATCGTTTGCATGTTTATCAACCATGTTCGGAAAACAAAACATACACCTGTTTACGCGGCCATAGGGATGCTTCTAGCTACCTTACTTTCCTGCATACTCGTTTTGGTTTCCACGATGACTCTGGGAGCAGAAACAACGGAAAAACTAACATATCCGACGCTGTCACTGATTCGCAACATCAATATTGCCAACATCGTGGATCGGATTGATATGTTTGTTGTAACGATTTGGATGCTTGGCATTTTCATCAAGTTCTCCTTTTATTTCATGGGAAGTGTGTATGGTCTCTCCGAGGTGTTAAGCATAAAAAACCATCGTTGGCTCATTCTGCCCATCGCTCTTTGTATGTTTATTCATACCAAATTTAAAGTATCCAGCTTGGTACAATTATCGACAATTTATAATGTGAAACCGTGGTATTTCCAAACTTTTCAACTATATCTTCCAATTTTAATCCTGCTAGTGGCCCTGATTGTCCGCAAAAGAAAGAGCAAACAACCGTAA